In one Shewanella loihica PV-4 genomic region, the following are encoded:
- a CDS encoding CoA-acylating methylmalonate-semialdehyde dehydrogenase: protein MQQINHYINGQHTQPSARSAAVFEPATGEHKANVSLASALEVDAAIELAKKAHGPWSEMTPLNRARILFKFKALVEANMDELAAMITREHGKVLDDAKGEIIRGLEVVEFACGIPHLLKGEHTEQVGGGVDAWTLNQSLGVVAGIAPFNFPVMVPMWMFPIAIAAGNTFIMKPSEKDPTSVMRMAELLTEAGLPDGVFNVVNGDKEAVDTLLTHKDIQAVSFVGSTPIAEYIYQTAAAHGKRVQALGGAKNHMLLMPDADLDQAVSALMGAAYGSAGERCMAISVVLAVGEVGDALVEKLLPQIQALKVGNGLEGEMEMGPLISAQHLDKVRSYVDTGVSEGASLLADGRQLTVADHEQGYFLGGCLFDHVTPEMTIYKEEIFGPVLTIVRVKDYAEALTLINEHEFGNGTAIFTQSGEAARHFCHHVQVGMVGVNVPIPVPMAFHSFGGWKRSLFGPLHMHGPDGVRFYTKRKAITARWPKGKGSQAEFVMPTMK, encoded by the coding sequence ATGCAGCAGATAAACCACTACATCAACGGCCAGCACACACAGCCCAGCGCCCGCAGCGCCGCCGTCTTCGAACCCGCCACCGGCGAGCACAAGGCCAACGTCTCCCTGGCCAGCGCGCTCGAGGTGGATGCGGCCATCGAACTGGCCAAGAAGGCCCACGGCCCCTGGTCAGAGATGACCCCCCTTAACCGCGCGCGCATTCTGTTTAAGTTTAAGGCACTGGTCGAAGCCAACATGGATGAGCTGGCGGCCATGATCACCCGCGAACACGGCAAGGTGCTCGACGATGCCAAGGGCGAGATCATCCGTGGCCTCGAGGTGGTGGAGTTTGCCTGTGGCATCCCTCATCTACTCAAGGGCGAGCACACAGAGCAGGTCGGTGGTGGCGTCGATGCCTGGACACTCAACCAATCCCTGGGCGTAGTGGCCGGCATCGCCCCCTTTAACTTCCCTGTGATGGTGCCTATGTGGATGTTCCCCATCGCCATCGCCGCGGGCAATACCTTTATCATGAAACCGTCGGAGAAGGATCCGACCTCCGTGATGCGCATGGCCGAACTGCTCACCGAGGCAGGCCTGCCGGATGGCGTGTTTAACGTGGTCAACGGCGACAAGGAAGCGGTGGACACCCTGCTGACCCACAAGGACATTCAGGCGGTGAGCTTCGTTGGCTCCACGCCAATTGCCGAGTATATCTATCAGACGGCGGCGGCTCACGGCAAACGTGTACAGGCCTTGGGCGGCGCGAAGAACCACATGCTGTTGATGCCAGATGCGGACCTCGACCAGGCGGTCAGCGCCCTGATGGGCGCCGCCTATGGCAGTGCCGGCGAGCGTTGCATGGCGATCTCTGTCGTGCTGGCCGTCGGCGAAGTGGGTGATGCCTTGGTAGAGAAACTGCTGCCACAGATCCAGGCGCTCAAGGTCGGTAACGGCCTGGAAGGCGAGATGGAGATGGGACCGCTGATCTCGGCGCAGCATCTCGACAAGGTACGTAGCTATGTGGACACAGGCGTGAGCGAGGGTGCAAGCCTGCTGGCCGATGGCCGTCAACTCACGGTCGCCGATCACGAGCAGGGCTACTTCCTCGGCGGCTGCCTATTCGACCACGTCACCCCAGAGATGACCATCTACAAGGAAGAGATCTTCGGCCCAGTGCTGACCATCGTCCGGGTGAAGGATTATGCCGAGGCGCTGACCCTGATCAACGAACACGAGTTTGGTAACGGCACCGCCATCTTTACCCAGAGCGGCGAGGCGGCGAGACACTTCTGCCACCATGTGCAGGTCGGCATGGTTGGGGTCAATGTACCTATCCCAGTCCCTATGGCCTTCCATAGTTTTGGCGGCTGGAAACGCTCCCTCTTCGGCCCACTGCACATGCATGGCCCGGACGGCGTACGCTTCTATACCAAGCGTAAGGCGATCACCGCCCGCTGGCCCAAGGGCAAGGGGAGTCAGGCAGAATTTGTCATGCCGACCATGAAATAA
- a CDS encoding aspartate aminotransferase family protein yields MEDFNKADQVATGTLEHYWMPFTANRQFKQSPRLLAQAEGMYYKDVNGRPVLDGTAGLWCCNAGHGRKAISEAVSKQIHEMDYAPSFQMGHPLAFELAERLAAIAPKGINKVFFTNSGSESVDTALKIALNYHRARGEATRTRFIGRELGYHGVGFGGISVGGIGGNRRTFSQQLLQGVDHLPHTLDIQQNAFCKGLPETGAEKAEVLEQLVTLHGAENIAAVIVEPMSGSAGVILPPQGYLKRLREITRKYGILLIFDEVITGFGRVGDAFASQRWGVTPDMITTAKALNNGTIPMGAVLIDDAIYDASMDAPEGAIELYHGYTYSGHPVAAAAAIATLDIYQEEQLFERTKSLEGYFEKAVHSLKGLPNLIDIRNTGLVAGIQFSPSDKGIGKRGFGIFETCFKNGTLVRATADTIALSPPLIVDEAQIDQMVNTLSDAITTVG; encoded by the coding sequence ATGGAAGATTTTAATAAAGCTGACCAGGTAGCAACAGGCACGCTGGAACACTATTGGATGCCTTTTACCGCCAATAGACAGTTTAAACAAAGTCCCCGCCTCCTCGCACAGGCAGAGGGGATGTACTACAAGGATGTAAACGGCCGTCCCGTACTCGACGGCACAGCCGGTCTCTGGTGCTGTAATGCCGGACACGGTCGCAAGGCGATCTCCGAGGCGGTCAGCAAACAGATCCACGAGATGGACTATGCACCCTCATTCCAGATGGGCCACCCACTGGCCTTCGAACTGGCCGAGCGTCTCGCCGCCATCGCCCCCAAAGGGATCAACAAGGTATTTTTCACCAACTCTGGCTCTGAATCTGTCGACACGGCGCTGAAGATCGCCCTCAACTACCACAGGGCCCGTGGTGAGGCGACCCGTACCCGTTTCATCGGTCGTGAGCTGGGATACCATGGCGTCGGCTTCGGCGGCATCTCAGTTGGTGGCATAGGCGGCAACCGCCGCACCTTCAGCCAGCAGCTACTGCAGGGGGTCGACCACCTGCCCCACACCCTGGATATCCAGCAAAACGCCTTCTGTAAGGGACTACCGGAAACCGGCGCAGAGAAGGCCGAGGTGTTGGAGCAGCTCGTTACCCTACATGGCGCCGAGAATATCGCCGCGGTGATCGTCGAGCCTATGTCGGGTTCGGCCGGGGTCATACTCCCGCCTCAGGGCTACCTTAAGCGTCTGAGAGAGATCACCCGCAAGTACGGCATCCTATTGATCTTCGATGAGGTGATCACCGGCTTTGGCCGTGTGGGCGACGCCTTCGCCAGCCAGCGCTGGGGCGTCACACCGGATATGATCACCACAGCCAAGGCGCTCAACAACGGCACCATCCCCATGGGCGCCGTGCTGATCGACGATGCCATCTATGATGCCAGCATGGATGCCCCAGAGGGCGCCATAGAGCTCTACCATGGCTACACCTATTCAGGCCATCCGGTAGCTGCGGCCGCCGCCATCGCTACCTTAGATATCTATCAGGAGGAGCAGTTGTTCGAGCGCACCAAGTCTCTGGAAGGCTACTTCGAAAAAGCGGTGCACAGCCTCAAGGGACTACCGAACCTTATCGACATTCGTAACACAGGCCTGGTAGCCGGTATCCAGTTTAGTCCGAGCGATAAAGGCATAGGTAAGCGCGGCTTCGGCATCTTCGAGACCTGTTTCAAGAACGGCACCCTGGTCAGGGCAACGGCCGACACCATCGCCCTATCGCCGCCACTGATCGTCGACGAGGCCCAGATTGACCAAATGGTCAACACCCTAAGCGATGCCATCACCACAGTTGGCTAA
- a CDS encoding aldehyde dehydrogenase produces MSTPQNREQWQEMADSLVIQGQAFINGEYCAADSNDTFDCISPIDGRVLTQVASCDLLDANRAVANAREVFERGDWSQLPPVKRKQVMIRFADLLEANRDELALLETLDMGKPIRYSGAVDVAGAARALRWSGEAVDKIYDEIAPTAHNEIGMITREPVGVVAAIVPWNFPLLMACWKLGPALATGNSVVLKPSEKSPLTAIRMAQLAIEAGIPKGVLNVLPGYGHTVGKALALHMDVDTLVFTGSTKIAKQLMIYAGESNMKRVWLEAGGKSPNIVFNDAPNLKEAAIAAASAIAFNQGEVCTAGSRLLVESGVKEELINLIEAEMQAWQPGHPLDPATTCGAVVDQQQLENVLRYIRAGVAEGAQLRQGGQQVLAETGGVYVAPTIFANVKNEMTIAKEEIFGPVLSVITFDGMEEAIRIGNDTIYGLAAGVWTSDISKAHKTAKALRSGMVWINHYDGGDMTAPFGGYKQSGNGRDKSLHAFDKYTEIKATWIAL; encoded by the coding sequence ATGAGTACTCCACAAAATCGCGAACAATGGCAAGAGATGGCGGACAGCCTGGTGATTCAGGGCCAGGCATTTATCAATGGCGAATACTGCGCCGCCGATTCGAATGACACCTTCGACTGTATCAGCCCTATCGATGGCAGGGTGCTGACCCAGGTGGCCAGTTGCGATCTGCTGGATGCCAACCGCGCCGTTGCCAATGCCCGCGAGGTGTTTGAGCGCGGCGACTGGTCGCAGCTGCCGCCGGTAAAACGCAAGCAGGTGATGATTCGCTTCGCCGATCTGCTCGAGGCAAACAGGGATGAGCTGGCCCTGCTGGAAACCTTGGATATGGGTAAGCCTATCCGTTATTCCGGCGCCGTCGATGTGGCGGGCGCGGCTCGCGCCTTACGCTGGTCGGGCGAGGCGGTGGATAAGATTTACGATGAAATTGCCCCAACGGCTCATAACGAGATCGGCATGATCACCCGTGAGCCCGTAGGTGTGGTGGCGGCTATCGTGCCCTGGAACTTCCCACTCTTGATGGCCTGCTGGAAGCTGGGCCCTGCGTTGGCCACAGGCAACAGCGTGGTGTTAAAGCCCTCAGAAAAGTCACCGCTGACCGCCATTCGCATGGCGCAGCTGGCGATAGAGGCGGGGATCCCTAAAGGGGTGCTTAACGTGCTGCCAGGATACGGCCATACCGTGGGTAAGGCGCTGGCGCTGCACATGGATGTCGATACCCTGGTGTTTACCGGCTCGACCAAGATTGCCAAGCAGCTGATGATCTATGCCGGCGAATCCAACATGAAGCGTGTCTGGCTGGAGGCCGGGGGCAAGAGCCCGAATATAGTCTTCAACGACGCGCCGAACCTTAAAGAGGCGGCGATTGCGGCGGCCTCGGCTATCGCCTTCAACCAAGGCGAGGTCTGCACCGCGGGCTCCCGTCTGCTGGTGGAGTCGGGGGTGAAGGAAGAACTCATTAACCTGATCGAAGCCGAGATGCAGGCCTGGCAGCCGGGACACCCGCTGGATCCTGCCACCACCTGTGGCGCCGTGGTGGACCAGCAGCAGCTGGAGAATGTGCTGCGCTACATTCGCGCAGGGGTAGCCGAAGGGGCTCAGCTGCGTCAAGGTGGCCAGCAGGTACTGGCCGAAACAGGCGGTGTGTATGTGGCGCCGACCATCTTCGCCAACGTGAAGAATGAGATGACCATCGCCAAGGAGGAGATCTTTGGCCCTGTGCTGTCGGTGATCACCTTCGATGGCATGGAGGAGGCGATTCGTATCGGTAACGATACCATCTACGGCCTAGCGGCTGGCGTCTGGACCTCAGATATCAGCAAGGCTCACAAGACGGCCAAGGCGCTGCGTAGCGGCATGGTGTGGATCAACCACTATGATGGTGGTGACATGACGGCGCCATTTGGTGGCTATAAGCAGTCCGGTAACGGCCGCGACAAGTCCTTGCATGCCTTCGACAAGTATACCGAGATCAAGGCGACCTGGATCGCGCTATAG
- a CDS encoding sulfurtransferase: protein MEYPLVTTAWLEANLFEGNLVLLDASMQSVVGKEPILYDEFVCIPRSQKFDIEQVFCDTTSSQLHAMPTPEQFEQGATALGIDRDSLVVIYDNQGIYSAPRAWWMFKLMGHENVYVLDGGLPQWLSEERMTSESYQPTVIDEESVPYVADFQPGLICDANYVLESLGGDSVILDARAAGRFAGEVSEPRSGVRCGHIPGSVNLPFGELLREHRMKRVEDLQAMFEQLVGEQEAERIFSCGSGITACILILASVASGHDKAVLYDGSWADWGSNADLPIEQGA, encoded by the coding sequence TTGGAATACCCGTTAGTTACCACCGCCTGGCTTGAGGCGAATCTGTTTGAGGGTAATCTGGTGTTGCTCGACGCCAGTATGCAGAGTGTGGTGGGCAAGGAACCCATACTCTATGATGAGTTTGTCTGTATTCCCCGGTCGCAAAAGTTTGATATCGAACAGGTGTTTTGCGATACCACTTCATCGCAGCTGCACGCGATGCCCACCCCTGAGCAGTTTGAGCAAGGGGCTACGGCGCTGGGCATAGACAGAGACAGCCTGGTGGTGATCTACGATAATCAGGGGATCTACAGCGCGCCGCGCGCCTGGTGGATGTTTAAGCTGATGGGCCATGAGAATGTCTATGTGCTCGATGGCGGCCTGCCCCAGTGGCTCAGCGAGGAGCGCATGACCAGCGAGAGCTATCAGCCCACGGTAATAGATGAAGAGTCTGTGCCCTATGTGGCGGATTTCCAGCCGGGCCTTATCTGTGACGCCAACTATGTGCTCGAATCCCTGGGAGGCGACAGTGTTATCTTGGATGCGCGGGCAGCGGGGCGTTTCGCCGGTGAGGTAAGTGAGCCCAGATCAGGCGTGCGCTGCGGTCATATTCCCGGCTCGGTAAACCTGCCTTTTGGCGAGCTGCTGCGCGAACATAGGATGAAGCGGGTCGAGGATCTGCAGGCCATGTTTGAGCAGCTAGTGGGCGAGCAGGAAGCAGAGCGGATCTTCAGCTGCGGCTCAGGCATTACCGCCTGTATCCTGATCTTAGCCTCTGTGGCCTCGGGACATGACAAGGCGGTGCTCTACGATGGCTCCTGGGCCGACTGGGGCAGCAATGCCGATTTGCCTATTGAGCAAGGGGCGTAG
- a CDS encoding NAD(P)/FAD-dependent oxidoreductase, with protein sequence MTTKRPVHSDQYPDSFYHATANALEALPQLKERISADVCIVGGGFSGINTAIELAERGFEVVLLEAKRIGWGASGRNGGELIRGIGHNVEQFRNEIGSEGVEAIERMGFEAVEIVRNRVAKHNIDCNLQMGYCDLATKPRHMKELAADYQEMLHQGREGFKLLEKHQLGEVIGSDLYCGALVDMNSGHLHPLNLALGEAKVARSLGVKMFEYSAATKIVKGERPCVHTEHGRVDCRYLVLAGNAYIGHELNGYIGGKVLPAGSYLLATEPLSQEMCDEIIPQNMAFADMRIDLDYFHLSQDNRLLFGGLCTYSGKDPKDIDAALRPNLEKVFPQLKGVKIEYEWGGMIGIGANRLPQIGRLPDCPNILYAQAYAGHGVNATHMAARLIGEALTAQAERFDIFDRVQHMTFPGGPRFRSPMLAAGMLYHRLKDLF encoded by the coding sequence ATGACCACCAAGCGCCCTGTCCACAGTGACCAATATCCCGACTCTTTCTATCATGCCACCGCCAATGCCCTGGAAGCCCTGCCGCAACTCAAAGAGCGGATCAGCGCCGATGTCTGCATCGTCGGCGGCGGTTTCAGCGGCATCAACACCGCCATCGAGTTGGCCGAGAGAGGCTTCGAGGTAGTATTGCTCGAGGCGAAACGGATCGGCTGGGGCGCGTCGGGCCGTAACGGCGGCGAGCTGATCCGTGGCATAGGCCATAATGTCGAACAGTTCCGCAACGAGATAGGCTCCGAAGGCGTCGAGGCCATCGAGCGGATGGGCTTCGAGGCGGTCGAGATAGTGCGTAACCGCGTCGCCAAACACAATATCGACTGTAACCTGCAGATGGGCTACTGCGATCTGGCCACCAAGCCGAGACACATGAAGGAGCTCGCCGCCGACTATCAGGAGATGCTCCATCAGGGACGCGAGGGCTTTAAGCTGCTGGAGAAGCACCAGCTTGGCGAAGTGATCGGCTCAGATCTCTACTGCGGCGCTCTGGTCGACATGAACAGCGGCCATCTGCATCCCCTCAATCTGGCACTGGGCGAGGCCAAGGTGGCCCGCAGCCTGGGGGTCAAGATGTTCGAATACAGCGCCGCCACCAAGATAGTCAAGGGCGAGCGCCCCTGCGTACATACGGAGCATGGCCGTGTCGACTGTCGCTACCTGGTGCTCGCCGGTAACGCCTATATCGGCCATGAACTCAACGGCTACATAGGCGGTAAGGTGCTGCCCGCCGGCAGTTATCTGCTGGCCACCGAGCCTTTGTCCCAGGAGATGTGCGATGAGATTATCCCGCAAAACATGGCCTTCGCCGACATGCGTATCGATCTCGACTATTTCCACCTCTCCCAGGACAATCGCCTACTGTTTGGCGGCCTGTGCACCTATTCGGGTAAAGATCCCAAGGATATCGACGCGGCGCTGCGCCCCAACTTGGAGAAGGTGTTCCCCCAGCTCAAGGGGGTGAAGATAGAATATGAATGGGGCGGCATGATAGGCATAGGCGCCAACCGCCTGCCACAGATTGGCCGGCTGCCAGACTGCCCCAACATCCTCTACGCCCAGGCCTATGCCGGCCACGGCGTCAATGCCACCCATATGGCCGCCAGGCTCATCGGCGAAGCCCTGACGGCTCAGGCCGAAAGGTTCGATATCTTCGACAGGGTACAACACATGACCTTCCCCGGCGGGCCGAGATTTCGCTCCCCCATGTTGGCGGCGGGCATGCTGTATCACAGGCTGAAAGACCTGTTTTAG
- a CDS encoding cupin domain-containing protein has product MDIGANLKAVRKMKGLSQRELAKRAGVTNSTISMIEKNSVSPSVSSLKKVLSGLPMSLVDFFSIEESMPTEQKVVYRSGELLDIGDGNLDYKLIGRDYPNRAMSVMNEVYPPGSDTGEEMLQHEGEEAAMVIEGQLEITIGDEVYVLSEGDSYYFNSELPHRFRNPFDKPCRIVSATTPANF; this is encoded by the coding sequence TTGGATATAGGCGCAAATCTCAAAGCTGTTCGTAAAATGAAAGGGTTATCGCAACGCGAGTTGGCTAAGCGTGCCGGCGTGACCAACAGCACCATCTCCATGATCGAGAAGAACAGCGTCAGTCCTTCGGTGAGTTCCCTGAAGAAAGTCTTGTCGGGTTTGCCTATGTCACTGGTGGATTTCTTCTCTATTGAGGAGAGCATGCCTACCGAGCAGAAGGTGGTCTACCGCTCCGGCGAGCTGCTGGATATCGGCGATGGCAACCTGGACTACAAGTTGATCGGCAGAGATTACCCCAACCGCGCCATGTCTGTGATGAACGAGGTCTATCCACCTGGGTCCGATACCGGTGAAGAGATGCTGCAGCACGAGGGTGAAGAGGCGGCCATGGTGATCGAGGGTCAGCTGGAGATCACCATAGGCGACGAGGTCTATGTGCTGAGCGAGGGCGACAGCTACTACTTCAACAGCGAGCTGCCACACAGATTCCGTAACCCCTTCGACAAGCCGTGCCGTATCGTCAGCGCCACCACGCCGGCAAACTTCTAA
- a CDS encoding gamma-glutamyl-gamma-aminobutyrate hydrolase family protein produces the protein MSDEGLAVIGVTACNQQIGLHPFNIVGEKYLLGIADATQGWPLVIPALGHCPAETILPRLDGLLFTGSPSNIEPHHYDGVASDPDTLHDPKRDATNLPLLKAAIDAGVPVLAICRGFQEMNVVYGGSLHQKLHEVGDYIEHREDKTADVEVQYGLSHPLKIEPGGLLHEAWGRNLAEVNSVHTQGVDRLGVGLRPEAYAPDGLIEAFSVKDAKNFALGVQFHPEWKVLENPFYRSIFSAFSQACQARAAQRKR, from the coding sequence ATGTCCGATGAAGGACTTGCTGTTATCGGTGTCACGGCCTGTAATCAACAGATAGGCCTGCACCCATTCAATATCGTTGGCGAGAAATACCTGCTGGGTATTGCCGATGCCACCCAAGGCTGGCCCTTGGTGATCCCCGCGCTTGGCCATTGCCCGGCCGAGACGATATTGCCCAGACTAGATGGCCTGCTGTTCACCGGTTCGCCCTCCAATATCGAGCCCCACCACTACGACGGTGTGGCGAGTGACCCAGATACCCTACACGATCCCAAGCGCGACGCGACCAATCTGCCACTGCTCAAGGCGGCGATTGACGCCGGCGTGCCTGTGCTGGCCATCTGCCGGGGATTTCAGGAGATGAATGTGGTGTATGGCGGCAGTCTGCATCAGAAATTGCATGAAGTTGGCGATTATATTGAACACAGAGAAGACAAGACGGCTGACGTCGAGGTGCAATATGGCCTGTCTCATCCGTTGAAGATAGAACCGGGGGGATTGCTCCACGAGGCTTGGGGCCGCAATTTGGCAGAGGTGAACTCTGTGCACACTCAAGGTGTTGACCGTTTGGGTGTTGGATTGCGGCCAGAAGCCTATGCCCCCGATGGATTAATCGAGGCGTTTTCGGTCAAAGATGCGAAAAATTTTGCGCTGGGGGTGCAGTTCCACCCCGAATGGAAGGTGTTAGAGAACCCTTTCTACCGCTCGATTTTTAGCGCCTTTAGTCAAGCCTGCCAAGCCAGAGCAGCTCAACGCAAGAGATAG
- a CDS encoding glutamine synthetase family protein, whose translation MKKLIDYLKANKITEVECVISDMTGIARGKIAPVDKFIDEKGMRLPESVLLQTVTGDYVDDDLYDSLLDKADIDFVCVPDENAVFMLPWTVEATAQVIHDTFDKMGNPIELSPRNLLKKVLKLYEDKGWKPVIAPEMEFYLTHRNSDPDMPLIPPVGRSGRKESGRQSFSIDAANEYDPLFEDMYDWCEAQGLDIDTLIHEEGTAQMEINFSHGDALSLADQVFVFKRTLREAALKHDVCATFMAKPVTDEPGSAMHIHQSVVDIKTGKNIFTNEDGTKSAKFLCYIGGLQKYIPELLPLMAPNVNSFRRFLPGTSAPVNLEWGDENRTCGLRIPESSPQNRRIENRIAGADANSYLAIAATLLCGYMGMVEDVKPSTPVQGRANENRQGISLPLTLEEALAVMSESSAVREYLGDTFTSGYIAVKQADLENFRRVISSWEREFLLLTV comes from the coding sequence ATGAAGAAGTTAATCGATTATTTGAAAGCCAATAAGATCACTGAGGTCGAGTGTGTCATCAGCGATATGACGGGGATTGCCCGCGGCAAGATTGCGCCGGTCGATAAGTTTATCGACGAGAAGGGGATGCGTCTGCCCGAGAGTGTGCTGCTGCAGACGGTGACCGGCGACTATGTGGATGACGACCTGTACGACAGCCTGCTGGACAAGGCGGATATCGACTTTGTCTGTGTGCCCGATGAAAATGCGGTGTTCATGTTGCCCTGGACGGTCGAGGCCACCGCCCAGGTGATCCACGACACCTTCGATAAGATGGGTAACCCCATAGAGTTGTCGCCCCGTAACCTACTGAAGAAGGTGCTCAAGCTCTATGAAGATAAGGGCTGGAAGCCGGTGATCGCCCCCGAGATGGAGTTCTATCTGACCCATAGAAACTCAGATCCCGATATGCCATTGATTCCACCAGTTGGCCGCAGTGGCCGCAAGGAATCGGGCCGTCAGTCGTTTTCTATCGACGCCGCCAACGAGTATGACCCGCTGTTCGAAGATATGTATGACTGGTGCGAGGCCCAGGGACTGGATATCGATACCCTGATCCACGAAGAGGGCACGGCCCAGATGGAGATCAACTTCAGCCATGGTGATGCCCTGTCGCTGGCGGATCAGGTGTTTGTGTTTAAGCGTACCCTGCGTGAGGCGGCGCTCAAGCATGACGTTTGCGCCACCTTTATGGCCAAGCCAGTCACCGACGAGCCGGGCAGCGCCATGCATATTCACCAGAGTGTGGTGGATATCAAGACGGGCAAGAACATCTTTACCAATGAGGACGGCACGAAAAGTGCTAAGTTCCTGTGCTACATAGGCGGCCTGCAGAAGTATATTCCCGAGTTGTTACCGCTGATGGCCCCGAACGTCAACTCCTTCAGACGATTCCTGCCGGGCACCTCTGCGCCGGTTAACCTGGAGTGGGGCGATGAGAACCGCACCTGTGGTCTGCGGATCCCCGAGTCGTCACCTCAGAACCGTCGTATCGAGAACCGTATCGCCGGTGCCGATGCCAACAGCTACCTGGCCATCGCCGCTACTCTGTTGTGTGGTTACATGGGCATGGTGGAAGATGTGAAACCATCGACGCCGGTACAGGGACGCGCTAACGAGAATCGTCAGGGGATCAGCCTGCCGCTGACGCTGGAAGAGGCGCTGGCGGTGATGTCGGAAAGTTCGGCGGTGAGGGAATATCTGGGTGACACCTTCACCTCAGGTTATATCGCGGTGAAGCAGGCGGATCTGGAAAACTTCCGCCGGGTGATCAGCTCATGGGAACGTGAGTTCCTGCTGCTGACCGTTTAG
- a CDS encoding polyamine ABC transporter substrate-binding protein: MKLLKKMTTLALVTAGVFTSSVVSAEEVVRVYNWSDYIAEDTLANFEKETGIKVIYDVFDSNEVVEAKLLSGRSGYDIVVPSNNFLAKQIKAGAFQKLDQSQLTNHKNLNPELMKQLETADPRNEHAVPYLWGTTGIGYNEAKVKQVLGEDAPVDSLELIFNPKYAEKIAKCGFSLLDSADEMLPMAMIYLGLDPNSTKSEDYAKAGEVMAKIRPFVTYFHSSRYITDLANGDICVAFGYSGDVFQAAARAEEAENGNVIGYAIPKEGSNLWFDMLAIPADAKNVKNAHTFINYLLRPEVIAPITNYVAYANPNVPAQELVDEEIRNDAAIYPTPEVLSRLYVADVRPMKAQRAMTRVWTKVKSGM, translated from the coding sequence ATGAAGCTTTTAAAGAAAATGACAACACTCGCTCTGGTCACCGCCGGGGTATTTACAAGCTCTGTCGTCAGTGCTGAAGAGGTGGTTAGGGTCTATAACTGGTCTGATTATATCGCCGAAGACACCTTGGCTAATTTCGAGAAAGAGACAGGCATCAAGGTGATCTACGATGTGTTCGACAGCAACGAAGTGGTCGAGGCCAAGTTGCTATCGGGTCGTTCAGGCTATGATATCGTGGTGCCGTCAAACAACTTCCTGGCTAAGCAGATCAAGGCGGGCGCCTTCCAGAAGTTGGATCAGTCACAGCTGACCAACCACAAGAACCTTAATCCTGAGCTGATGAAGCAGCTTGAAACTGCCGATCCACGTAACGAGCACGCCGTGCCTTATCTGTGGGGCACCACAGGCATAGGTTACAACGAGGCCAAGGTGAAGCAGGTACTGGGTGAAGACGCGCCGGTCGATTCTTTGGAGCTGATCTTCAATCCTAAGTATGCCGAGAAGATTGCTAAGTGTGGTTTCTCACTGCTGGACAGCGCCGACGAGATGCTGCCGATGGCGATGATCTACCTGGGGCTGGATCCTAACAGCACTAAGAGTGAAGACTACGCCAAGGCGGGTGAGGTGATGGCGAAGATCCGTCCCTTCGTGACCTATTTCCACTCATCACGTTACATTACCGATCTGGCCAACGGCGACATCTGTGTGGCATTCGGTTACTCGGGTGACGTTTTCCAGGCCGCCGCGCGCGCCGAAGAGGCTGAGAATGGTAATGTGATCGGCTATGCCATCCCGAAAGAGGGTTCTAACCTTTGGTTCGATATGTTGGCGATTCCTGCCGATGCCAAGAACGTGAAGAACGCTCACACCTTTATCAACTACCTGCTGCGCCCAGAGGTGATTGCCCCTATCACTAACTATGTGGCGTACGCTAACCCTAACGTGCCGGCCCAGGAGCTGGTGGATGAAGAGATCCGTAACGACGCGGCTATCTATCCAACCCCTGAAGTGCTGTCACGTCTCTATGTGGCCGATGTACGTCCGATGAAGGCCCAGCGCGCCATGACTCGCGTATGGACCAAAGTCAAATCTGGCATGTAA